One Setaria viridis chromosome 5, Setaria_viridis_v4.0, whole genome shotgun sequence genomic region harbors:
- the LOC117855166 gene encoding uncharacterized protein isoform X1, with amino-acid sequence MGYLLLSPSPPLAFQYPSSSFGGAACRRSRARRGAAFFVASSASTPDGGPSTSAADAYVLARRVVLLGASAVPLLRLREAAAATATATTTVYGMSLSEEFIRRKGIDTPRVNHEAENCYKTFKIGRNSIICRPEDKFDETKDVSKLGDPQSEVTKGILKPDNPQLEGTQVETTTTEARQPQSSLQSVEEQPPGNPLLGFLNTVAVAASGVLGGLYGTSLQEKKALQSIISSTESKLAENEAALSLMKENYEKRLLEQQAAQKKQSLKFQEQEASLSDQLASAKKALTSLSEEFRKEKKLAEELRDEIQRLESSITQVGDDKDALETKLEEKVGDINALQEKISLLSQDIHDKEKHIRELSASLSSKEVDYQKLSAFTNQTKSSLELANSKIQQLEEELDGTKNALASKISLIDSLNAKLETLNSEKEEADKKISELIQEYADLKAASETRASHDSKLLSERDDQIKQLEEKLSVALTDSSKDHETILELNKELDATKVMLENELVAMETLKESIQSSEEALKDSRNEVSKLSNELEAANKLNQDLVSQISELQDEFNEMQAGMTIKLGEAESVSKALSEELASVKEMVQKGQEVLETTSNELASAVEARDNLKKELLDVYKNLESTTHELVEERKIVSTLNRELEALAKQLQVDSEARKALEADLDEATKSLDEMNNSALSLSKELESTHSRNDTLEAEKEMLSKALAEQKKITSEAQENTEDAQNLITRLQAEKDSFELRSRHLEEELALAKGEILRLRRQISPNRSQKPRTTARPRAPPEANETLKEQAVNDHNQKTSGVVAGTPQSVKRTVRGRKGGAGAST; translated from the exons ATGGGCTACCTTCtcctgtcgccgtcgccgccactcGCCTTCCAgtacccctcctcctccttcggcggcgccgcctgccgccgcagccgcgcgcggcgaggcgcggCCTTCTTCGTCGCGTCGTCCGCCTCGACGCCCGATGGCGGCCCGTCTACTTCGGCGGCGGACGCGTACGTGCTGGCGCGGCGGGTGGTGCTCCTcggcgcctccgccgtaccACTCCTCCGCCTCCGTGAAGCCGCGGCCGCGACCGCGACCGCGACCACGACTG TTTATGGGATGTCATTATCCGAAGAATTTATTAGAAGAAAGGGGATTGATACCCCAAGGGTAAATCATGAAGCTGAGAATTGCTACAAAACTTTCAAGATTGGACGTAATTCCATCATCTGTAGACCTGAGGATAAGTTTGATG AGACAAAGGATGTCTCAAAGCTTGGTGACCCTCAATCTGAAGTGACAAAGGGTATTCTAAAGCCTGACAACCCTCAACTTGAAGGAACTCAGGTTGAAACCACTACCACTGAAGCTCGTCAGCCTCAATCATCCTTACAATCTGTTGAAGAACAACCTCCAGGGAATCCGCTGCTTGGCTTTTTGAATACAGTTGCAGTTGCTGCCTCTGGTGTTCTTGGTGGGCTGTATGGCACTTCTCTACAAGAAAAAAAGGCCCTGCAATCGATCATCTCCTCT ACGGAGAGCAAATTGGCTGAAAATGAGGCAGCACTTTCTTTGATGAAGGAAAACTATGAGAAAAGGTTACTGGAGCAGCAAGCAGCACAAAAGAAGCAATCTTTGAAGTTCCAGGAGCAGGAAGCTTCTCTTTCAGATCAATTGGCTTCAGCAAAAAAGGCTTTGACATCGCTGAGTGAAGAATTcagaaaggagaagaaactaGCCGAGGAACTTAGGGATGAAATACAGAGATTAGAGAGTAGTATCACTCAAGTTGGGGATGATAAAGATGCGCTTGAAACTaaattggaagaaaaggtgggaGACATTAATGCTTTGCaggaaaaaataagtttgctcagcCAAGACATCCATGATAAGGAGAAACACATCAGGGAACTCAGTGCATCACTTTCCTCGAAGGAAGTAGACTACCAAAAGCTGTCTGCTTTCACTAATCAAACTAAAAGTAGCCTTGAGCTTGCAAATTCTAAAATACAACAACTTGAGGAAGAACTCGATGGAACTAAGAATGCTCTTGCTTCTAAGATATCTTTGATTGATTCACTCAATGCTAAACTTGAAACATTGAACTCTGAAAAGGAAGAAGCTGACAAAAAAATTAGCGAGTTAATACAGGAGTATGCAGACCTGAAGGCCGCTTCAGAGACAAGAGCAAGTCATGATTCCAAGCTTCTATCAGAGAGAGATGATCAGATAAAACAGCTTGAAGAAAAACTGTCTGTTGCGTTAACTGACTCTAGCAAAGATCATGAAACAATTCTTGAGTTGAACAAGGAGTTAGATGCCACCAAAGTGATGCTAGAGAACGAGCTTGTGGCCATGGAAACTTTAAAAGAATCAATTCAATCATCTGAAGAGGCTCTAAAGGATTCCAGAAATGAGGTTTCCAAACTTTCCAATGAACTTGAGGCGGCAAATAAATTGAATCAGGACCTGGTGTCGCAGATTTCTGAACTCCAAGATGAGTTCAATGAAATGCAAGCAGGTATGACTATTAAACTAGGCGAGGCAGAATCAGTATCCAAAGCTCTCTCAGAGGAACTGGCCTCAGTAAAGGAAATGGTTCAAAAGGGACAAGAAGTACTTGAAACCACCTCTAATGAGCTGGCATCTGCTGTTGAAGCTCGTGACAACTTGAAAAAGGAATTGCTGGATGTGTACAAGAATTTGGAGTCTACGACACATGAGCTTGTTGAGGAAAGGAAAATTGTGTCAACCTTAAATAGGGAGCTTGAAGCGTTGGCAAAACAATTGCAGGTAGATTCTGAAGCACGAAAAGCTCTTGAAGCAGACCTGGATGAGGCAACAAAGTCACTAGATGAGATGAACAATAGTGCGTTGTCACTGTCTAAGGAACTAGAGAGCACTCATTCTAGGAATGACACTCTCGAAGCTGAGAAAGAAATGCTATCCAAGGCTCTAGCTGAACAAAAGAAAATCACAAGCGAAGCTCAGGAAAACACTGAGGATGCTCAGAATCTGATCACAAGACTTCAGGCAGAGAAGGATAGCTTCGAATTGAGGTCTAGACATCTTGAAGAGGAATTGGCATTAGCAAAGGGTGAAATACTGCGCCTAAGGAGGCAGATTAGTCCAAACAGGTCTCAGAAGCCAAGAACAACTGCCAGACCAAGAGCACCACCAGAGGCTAATGAGACTCTGAAGGAGCAAGCCGTGAACGATCATAATCAGAAGACCAGTGGAGTGGTTGCTGGAACTCCGCAGTCTGTGAAAAGGACTGTAAGGGGAAGAAAAGGTGGTGCTGGTGCATCGACATGA
- the LOC117855166 gene encoding uncharacterized protein isoform X2: MGYLLLSPSPPLAFQYPSSSFGGAACRRSRARRGAAFFVASSASTPDGGPSTSAADAYVLARRVVLLGASAVPLLRLREAAAATATATTTETKDVSKLGDPQSEVTKGILKPDNPQLEGTQVETTTTEARQPQSSLQSVEEQPPGNPLLGFLNTVAVAASGVLGGLYGTSLQEKKALQSIISSTESKLAENEAALSLMKENYEKRLLEQQAAQKKQSLKFQEQEASLSDQLASAKKALTSLSEEFRKEKKLAEELRDEIQRLESSITQVGDDKDALETKLEEKVGDINALQEKISLLSQDIHDKEKHIRELSASLSSKEVDYQKLSAFTNQTKSSLELANSKIQQLEEELDGTKNALASKISLIDSLNAKLETLNSEKEEADKKISELIQEYADLKAASETRASHDSKLLSERDDQIKQLEEKLSVALTDSSKDHETILELNKELDATKVMLENELVAMETLKESIQSSEEALKDSRNEVSKLSNELEAANKLNQDLVSQISELQDEFNEMQAGMTIKLGEAESVSKALSEELASVKEMVQKGQEVLETTSNELASAVEARDNLKKELLDVYKNLESTTHELVEERKIVSTLNRELEALAKQLQVDSEARKALEADLDEATKSLDEMNNSALSLSKELESTHSRNDTLEAEKEMLSKALAEQKKITSEAQENTEDAQNLITRLQAEKDSFELRSRHLEEELALAKGEILRLRRQISPNRSQKPRTTARPRAPPEANETLKEQAVNDHNQKTSGVVAGTPQSVKRTVRGRKGGAGAST; the protein is encoded by the exons ATGGGCTACCTTCtcctgtcgccgtcgccgccactcGCCTTCCAgtacccctcctcctccttcggcggcgccgcctgccgccgcagccgcgcgcggcgaggcgcggCCTTCTTCGTCGCGTCGTCCGCCTCGACGCCCGATGGCGGCCCGTCTACTTCGGCGGCGGACGCGTACGTGCTGGCGCGGCGGGTGGTGCTCCTcggcgcctccgccgtaccACTCCTCCGCCTCCGTGAAGCCGCGGCCGCGACCGCGACCGCGACCACGACTG AGACAAAGGATGTCTCAAAGCTTGGTGACCCTCAATCTGAAGTGACAAAGGGTATTCTAAAGCCTGACAACCCTCAACTTGAAGGAACTCAGGTTGAAACCACTACCACTGAAGCTCGTCAGCCTCAATCATCCTTACAATCTGTTGAAGAACAACCTCCAGGGAATCCGCTGCTTGGCTTTTTGAATACAGTTGCAGTTGCTGCCTCTGGTGTTCTTGGTGGGCTGTATGGCACTTCTCTACAAGAAAAAAAGGCCCTGCAATCGATCATCTCCTCT ACGGAGAGCAAATTGGCTGAAAATGAGGCAGCACTTTCTTTGATGAAGGAAAACTATGAGAAAAGGTTACTGGAGCAGCAAGCAGCACAAAAGAAGCAATCTTTGAAGTTCCAGGAGCAGGAAGCTTCTCTTTCAGATCAATTGGCTTCAGCAAAAAAGGCTTTGACATCGCTGAGTGAAGAATTcagaaaggagaagaaactaGCCGAGGAACTTAGGGATGAAATACAGAGATTAGAGAGTAGTATCACTCAAGTTGGGGATGATAAAGATGCGCTTGAAACTaaattggaagaaaaggtgggaGACATTAATGCTTTGCaggaaaaaataagtttgctcagcCAAGACATCCATGATAAGGAGAAACACATCAGGGAACTCAGTGCATCACTTTCCTCGAAGGAAGTAGACTACCAAAAGCTGTCTGCTTTCACTAATCAAACTAAAAGTAGCCTTGAGCTTGCAAATTCTAAAATACAACAACTTGAGGAAGAACTCGATGGAACTAAGAATGCTCTTGCTTCTAAGATATCTTTGATTGATTCACTCAATGCTAAACTTGAAACATTGAACTCTGAAAAGGAAGAAGCTGACAAAAAAATTAGCGAGTTAATACAGGAGTATGCAGACCTGAAGGCCGCTTCAGAGACAAGAGCAAGTCATGATTCCAAGCTTCTATCAGAGAGAGATGATCAGATAAAACAGCTTGAAGAAAAACTGTCTGTTGCGTTAACTGACTCTAGCAAAGATCATGAAACAATTCTTGAGTTGAACAAGGAGTTAGATGCCACCAAAGTGATGCTAGAGAACGAGCTTGTGGCCATGGAAACTTTAAAAGAATCAATTCAATCATCTGAAGAGGCTCTAAAGGATTCCAGAAATGAGGTTTCCAAACTTTCCAATGAACTTGAGGCGGCAAATAAATTGAATCAGGACCTGGTGTCGCAGATTTCTGAACTCCAAGATGAGTTCAATGAAATGCAAGCAGGTATGACTATTAAACTAGGCGAGGCAGAATCAGTATCCAAAGCTCTCTCAGAGGAACTGGCCTCAGTAAAGGAAATGGTTCAAAAGGGACAAGAAGTACTTGAAACCACCTCTAATGAGCTGGCATCTGCTGTTGAAGCTCGTGACAACTTGAAAAAGGAATTGCTGGATGTGTACAAGAATTTGGAGTCTACGACACATGAGCTTGTTGAGGAAAGGAAAATTGTGTCAACCTTAAATAGGGAGCTTGAAGCGTTGGCAAAACAATTGCAGGTAGATTCTGAAGCACGAAAAGCTCTTGAAGCAGACCTGGATGAGGCAACAAAGTCACTAGATGAGATGAACAATAGTGCGTTGTCACTGTCTAAGGAACTAGAGAGCACTCATTCTAGGAATGACACTCTCGAAGCTGAGAAAGAAATGCTATCCAAGGCTCTAGCTGAACAAAAGAAAATCACAAGCGAAGCTCAGGAAAACACTGAGGATGCTCAGAATCTGATCACAAGACTTCAGGCAGAGAAGGATAGCTTCGAATTGAGGTCTAGACATCTTGAAGAGGAATTGGCATTAGCAAAGGGTGAAATACTGCGCCTAAGGAGGCAGATTAGTCCAAACAGGTCTCAGAAGCCAAGAACAACTGCCAGACCAAGAGCACCACCAGAGGCTAATGAGACTCTGAAGGAGCAAGCCGTGAACGATCATAATCAGAAGACCAGTGGAGTGGTTGCTGGAACTCCGCAGTCTGTGAAAAGGACTGTAAGGGGAAGAAAAGGTGGTGCTGGTGCATCGACATGA
- the LOC117855167 gene encoding FCS-Like Zinc finger 10 isoform X1, which yields MLRRMVSDPAPDSSGGEARPRAGAALFAVPRLFVGFAAKRPSDGESSRSPTSPLDPKALLLRSPRSPRTWGAPGLVDALAGDATNCLLSPRLRLKSYSSLPKDCGGGGGGYSPPELGKTMSCPAPDTAAAAGMSVPCSRFHHGDLKSGPEATQSDGAQLSNGKRHSFDLGKLPGPGSLPASIAAGTRGFIGSVSASEIEQSEDYTRIIARGPNPKTTHIFGDCILEPHTVGDSDEAAMEVEEGAAGCYFVVKCAAGAAPAADDFLSTCFTCKKKLEGNDIYIYRGEKAFCSANCRDQEIQLEEEAENNTASISPRSSCSSIHEDIFMAGMVVAT from the exons atgcTGCGGAGGATGGTGTCCGACCCGGCCCCGGACTCCTCCGGCGGGGAGGCCAggccccgcgccggcgccgcgctctTCGCCGTCCCGCGGCTCTTCGTCGGGTTCGCCGCCAAGCGCCCGTCCGACGGCGAGTCCTCGAGGAGCCCGACGTCGCCGCTCGACCCCAAGGCGCTGCTGCTCCggtcgccgcgctcgccgaggACCTGGGGCGCGCCGGGCCTCGTGGacgccctcgccggcgacgccaccAACTGCCTGCTCAGCCCGCGCCTGCGGCTCAAATCGTACAGCTCCCTGCCCAaggactgcggcggcggcggcggcggttattcgccgccggagctcggcaaGACGATGTCTTGCCCCGCCCCGgacaccgcggccgccgccggcatgtCGGTGCCGTGCAGCAGGTTCCACCACGGGGATCTGAAGTCTGGTCCCGAGGCCACTCAGTCGGATGGCGCTCAACTCAGCAATGGCAAGCGGCACTCGTTCGATCTCGGCAAGCTCCCGGGGCCCGGATCGCTGCCGGCGTCGATCGCCGCCGGGACCCGTGGCTTCATCGGCTCGGTCTCGGCGAGCGAGATCGAGCAGTCGGAGGACTACACCCGCATCATCGCGCGCGGCCCGAACCCGAAGACGACGCACATCTTCGGCGACTGCATCTTGGAGCCCCACACGGTTGGGGACTCCGACGAGGCCGCcatggaggtggaggaaggagccGCCGGGTGCTACTTCGTGGTCAAGTGCGCCGCCGGTGCTGCCCCGGCAGCCGACGACTTCCTGAGCACCTGCTTCACTTGCAAGAAGAAGCTGGAAGGCAATGACATCTACATTTACCG TGGCGAGAAGGCCTTCTGCAGCGCCAATTGCCGGGACCAAGAGATCCAGCTCGAAGAGGAAGCCGAGAACAACACGGCGAGCATCTCCCCTCGCTCGTCCTGCTCCTCCATCCACGAGGACATCTTCATGGCCGGCATGGTCGTCGCGACGTGA
- the LOC117855167 gene encoding FCS-Like Zinc finger 10 isoform X2, protein MLRRMVSDPAPDSSGGEARPRAGAALFAVPRLFVGFAAKRPSDGESSRSPTSPLDPKALLLRSPRSPRTWGAPGLVDALAGDATNCLLSPRLRLKSYSSLPKDCGGGGGGYSPPELGKTMSCPAPDTAAAAGMSVPCSRFHHGDLKSGPEATQSDGAQLSNGKRHSFDLGKLPGPGSLPASIAAGTRGFIGSVSASEIEQSEDYTRIIARGPNPKTTHIFGDCILEPHTVGDSDEAAMEVEEGAAGCYFVVKCAAGAAPAADDFLSTCFTCKKKLEGNDIYIYRAEWSQTPP, encoded by the exons atgcTGCGGAGGATGGTGTCCGACCCGGCCCCGGACTCCTCCGGCGGGGAGGCCAggccccgcgccggcgccgcgctctTCGCCGTCCCGCGGCTCTTCGTCGGGTTCGCCGCCAAGCGCCCGTCCGACGGCGAGTCCTCGAGGAGCCCGACGTCGCCGCTCGACCCCAAGGCGCTGCTGCTCCggtcgccgcgctcgccgaggACCTGGGGCGCGCCGGGCCTCGTGGacgccctcgccggcgacgccaccAACTGCCTGCTCAGCCCGCGCCTGCGGCTCAAATCGTACAGCTCCCTGCCCAaggactgcggcggcggcggcggcggttattcgccgccggagctcggcaaGACGATGTCTTGCCCCGCCCCGgacaccgcggccgccgccggcatgtCGGTGCCGTGCAGCAGGTTCCACCACGGGGATCTGAAGTCTGGTCCCGAGGCCACTCAGTCGGATGGCGCTCAACTCAGCAATGGCAAGCGGCACTCGTTCGATCTCGGCAAGCTCCCGGGGCCCGGATCGCTGCCGGCGTCGATCGCCGCCGGGACCCGTGGCTTCATCGGCTCGGTCTCGGCGAGCGAGATCGAGCAGTCGGAGGACTACACCCGCATCATCGCGCGCGGCCCGAACCCGAAGACGACGCACATCTTCGGCGACTGCATCTTGGAGCCCCACACGGTTGGGGACTCCGACGAGGCCGCcatggaggtggaggaaggagccGCCGGGTGCTACTTCGTGGTCAAGTGCGCCGCCGGTGCTGCCCCGGCAGCCGACGACTTCCTGAGCACCTGCTTCACTTGCAAGAAGAAGCTGGAAGGCAATGACATCTACATTTACCG GGCTGAatggagccaaacacccccttaa